The Methanococcoides methylutens DNA window AAAAGGTGTGGAGGAAACGTTAAAGGCATCTGGTTTTGATATAATAGAACCCGGCCTGCAGGTCAAATACAGGCCTTATGAAGATGATATTAAAGCTTGCAGGGAACTTGGTATCCGACTTGCAGAACTTGCATTGAAAAAATCTAGCTGACTATTTATCAAATGAAGCTCTACTTGAATATATTAAAACTGAATTAATAAAAGGAAGTGATTAAATATGAAATTTGAAGGTGAACTTGAAGAAGAATTCTACCAGAAGTCAAAGAGGAATGCAGAAGCAACCGGATATCATTTGAATACTGATTATGATGTCATTACAACTGCTGTAAAAGGCATCTGCAACAACAAGCGCCAATTCGGTGAATATTACTGTTTCTGCCAGAAGAGGTCCGGGGATGTTGAAAAGGACAAGAAGATCATCTGTCCATGTGCTGCCAGAAGTCGTGATGTAGAGACACGCGGTGCATGTCGCTGTGGTCTGTATATCAAATAAAGGACCTTCTGGTCCTTTTAAACCTTATTTATTCTTATTTTTTTATGGTCATTTTTGAATAGGGGAATGTTCTTACAATGATCTCATTTTAATTGTTCTATAGGATAGTTAGCTATATTTAGAAGGATGTGT harbors:
- a CDS encoding ferredoxin-thioredoxin reductase catalytic domain-containing protein, translated to MKFEGELEEEFYQKSKRNAEATGYHLNTDYDVITTAVKGICNNKRQFGEYYCFCQKRSGDVEKDKKIICPCAARSRDVETRGACRCGLYIK